TTAAATGAATTTATAGGAGTTTTTTGGACTGTATTTAGATGGAATTGGATTTTTTATACTTCTGTCCAACCAAAAATATCAGCGGTGAACCTATAATGCTTGGAAGAAACCAAAAAATTAATGGGTTCCATTCATTCAAGATAGTTATATTGGGTACATTCACTACAAGAATTGCAGTACAAATAGCGATATAGGAACCGAGCATCCCACTAATATGAAATGCAATCCAGTTTTTCCATTTCTTCTTAGCAGCAAGATAGCCTATAAACGCGAAAGAATATGAAAATATCCCAATGAAAAATAAATATGCGCTGCTTTCCCAATTCAATATTGCCATTGTCAGGGAGGTGACAAAGAGTACAACATATGCACTGTGATAAATTTCACCGCAAATTGTATGCATACCTCTTTTTTTCTTTGAAGACATAGCACCTATTCCACTAATAAGACATATTGCTCCAGCGAAAATATGAATGAATAGGATGATCTTAAAGATAAGCATCTTTCCCTTCGTTAAATAATCATTATCATAACGTAACAGATTAAATATTTATTTTATTATAATACAAATATTTACCAAAAAAATGAATGTTAATTTGCAAAAAAACAAAATCAATTTAGTTAGGGAAGATGAGTTTCCATACTATGGAACATCCTTTGCAAAAATTCTTCAGGTGCTGTATGCTCTGCGGAAAACCGTCAGTCAATCTGTTTTTATTGAGTTGAAAGTGCAGTGCCCCTCAAAAAGGCAGTATGCGTAGTCCTTTTTAAGGATAAAGGAGGATTTTACGTTTCATTTGAAGAATGTTTTGACCAATGGGGGTGGAATAATTGCGACAACATATTGAACAGGACTTATCTAAAGATGACATTTTTAGAATGATTGTTAAGCACCTTGATGTATTTCCGTTGACTAGTCTAGAGGCTATTAGAGAAGTGATCAGAAGTTCATTAAAACAAAGAGGCTTGATAGGGGGGATGAATAAACAAACAGGAACCGCTAATGTAACATATAACCGGAAAATATCAGACCAGGATATCCAGTTATTAAATGATTGTATTTGTGACCTATTATATAGCCGCGTTATCCAACCTGGTATTGACGATGATAACCTGGATTTACCATGGATTCATGTTTCTGATAAAGAGAAACTTAAAACAATGGTGAACTCCCTTTCTTAACTTTTTACATATAAAAGCCCTTCTCTAATCGAGAGGGGCAATTTTTATTTGAATTTATTAATCCATAAAAGCAATTTTATAAAAACCATTATTTCTCTATATCCTTCATACTCAATTAATTGTATGTTTCACCTGTAAGGTGGGTTTCAAACATATCGATGATTTCAAGGAAACGTTCAGCTTCACGGAAAACGTGATCTGCCAATAAAGGATGGATAATGCTCTTGATTTTGCATTCTTCGATTAAATCTCTGGCGGTTTTCTTAAAGTCTCTAAGTGATACGACGGAAACACGGTTCTGATCTAGAAATTGATCCAAAAGAGGAGCGGTTTGAGATTGCGGTTTCATTGACTCTAAGTCTACAGCTTGAAAGACTAATTGATCGAAATCATTGCTAAAATTACGCGCCATATCCACCAGCTTTCTTTCCGACGGATCAAGGAGATGTCCGATGAATTTTGCATGATCCGCCATGATCCTTAAAAAGAAAACATTTTCTTTGATGATGGCGTCTGCAAGTGGTTTCAATTTACCCTCATTTAATTCTTTTAATCGTTTTCTGAAATAATTGGCTTCCCTGCTTGTATGGTCGACTAAAAGTGGGAAATTGTTTGCACCAGGCAATTTACAGGTGAGTATCAGCCCCAATACCTTCCTTTTGAATAAAAATATTCCTGTAGCAGCTTGTTGCACTTCCGAGTTAAATATCCTGATCTGTTCAGGATCAGCTTGATTTGTTAATGTATGGGATTGTTGTTCTATCCGTTCAAATAAATGATAAAACTGATTAGCCTCCTCAATTAGCTGCGTATCTTCACATCTAAAACCTAGTCTTAAAAATAGCGAGTGTTCCTTCATAATTCTTGACCAAAAACGAATCTCATCCAAAGAGCGTGCAACAAACATTCCCGATTTATCCCTCATAGTTTCCTGTATGTCCTCATTCATAACTAAAGCCCCCTTTTAAAACAAAACCATCATTAAATCTTATTAACAAAGGGACATTAGTATGCTGCTCAATTTGAATATAAATAAAATTTCTAATACCCCTTTAGCACCTCAAACCATTGGTACTTGATGGCGTTTTTTTGAGTTCTTATTGGAATCTCTTGAAGGGGAGTACCATTCCCTCCATGTTCTTGAAGAAAAACAAGCGGGTATATGTGATTTTTGCATTTTAGCGAAAAGGGGAAATGGATATTGAACATAGGATGGCACCAAAAGCATGTAACAATGGAGATTCAAAGGGGGAATCGTATACGATGGACTTTCTAAAAAAACTCGGCAACCATTCTGTATAAAAAACCCTTAGACTTTATCTAAGGGTTCTCGCATTTTAATCCAGCAGTTACATTAGGCTACAATGGATTAGTCATTTGTCACTAAGTTCATTTATTTTTTTCGTAAGCTCATTAAACTTCTGATCGAGTTCTGTGTAGGCTTTATCGTTTGGAGTCATAAAGCTAAGCTTTCCTAAAACTTCCTGTCTTTCTGTTTCAAGTGTTAATCGTAGTTCTTCCAGATCATCTCTTTTTGAGGGTGATTCATATAATTGCTTTTGTATGTGATTATTTGAAATGATAAGTTTGCTGCTTGTGATTTTTTCGAGAAAATATCGATCATGCGAAACGACGATTAGCGTTCCAGTATACTGTGCTAAGGTATCTTCAAGTTGTTCCCGTGAAGCTAAGTCCAGGTGATTTGTCGGTTCATCCAAAATAAGCACATCTTTTTCTTCCAGGATATATTCCATTAACTTACATTTTACTCGCTCACCCATACTCATGTTCTTAATGGGTTCTGTCCATTGAGATGCCGTGAAGCCTAAATGCTTCATTAAAGTTTGAACGTTCCCTCTCGACTCGAAAGTTTCTTTATGAAATAGCTGGGAGGGTGTTAGTTCAAGTGGTAAATCAAACACCTCTTGCGTCAAATAGCCAATTTTTGCAGATGGCGAAATCCAAACATTGCCCGCAAAATTTTCTCGTCCAAGAATTATTTTTAATAATGTCGTCTTTCCGCTGCCATTGGGACCTATTATGGAAACCTTCTCACCATGCTGTATCGTGAAATGGACGTTTTTAAATAGTGTGCGCTCGTTAAATGCCTTAGTTAAATTCTTGACTTCCAAAAAACGTTTTCCCGACTTGTTTTTTGCTTTAATTGAAAAGCGTACAGTATATTCGGATTCAACAGGTTCAGCTTTTACTTTTTCAAGCTCTTTTTCAAGACGCTTTTGTTTTGATTTTACCTGTGCATCCATTCGTTTTGCTTTTACGCGATAGTATTCCTTAACTCCTTCTTTTTTCGTCGATTGGGAATGGGCTTTTTTCGACCAAGAAGTGATTTCATTCATTTGTCCCTCAATCCGTTCAACTATTTTTTGCTGTTTTTCATATTCACGTTGTTGTGTAAGTCTTTTCTGTTTGCGAACTTCCATATAACTAGAATAATTCCCTCTGTGTTCAATTAGCTTTTTATCTTCAATCGACCAAATTTTCGTTGCAACAGCATCCAAAAAATAACGATCGTGCGAAACAAAAATGATGGTACCTCTATAATTTTTTATTTGTCCCTTAAGGAATTCTATACTGTCTTCATCAAGGTGGTTTGTCGGTTCATCTAATAGTAAAAGGTCTGCATCTTTAGAAAGTCCTTTTGCAAGGCGGGCTTTTAGTTTTTCTCCCCCGCTCAATTGTTGGAATTCATGGCCTGGTACATGCATTTTATCAAGTAATTTAACTTCGGAAGGGGTCTTATCTTCGGAAGGATGCGATACGACTTCTTGTTCAACCATAAAAACTTTCAAGTCTTGCTGCAGCCATTGGATTTGGCCGCGTACAGGCTCTAAAGTATTGTTAATTAATTGCAGCAACGTAGACTTACCGGCACCATTTTTTCCAATGATACCGATGATTTCCCCTTGTTGTACACTTGCATTTATATTTTCAAAAATGTTTACGTCCATTACTTCATAGCTAATATTGGTTAATTTTAATAATTCTTTCATATAATTCATCCCTCTCCTTAATGGGAGGATAAAAAAATCCTCCCAATTCATATGGAAGGATTAGCCGTACCTGTGCATTGTCAAATAAGAGCTATTTTGAGTATAGCTCTGTAATTTATAGAAAATGGGCAGACTAATCCTATTTCGTTTGATTTGAAATATGCGATTTCAAATTTTAAAAAATAAGATTAGTTAATCATCGGCCACCCATCATCCCTTCTGATATTAATAAAATCAGTATAGCATAAATTCATCTTTGAAAACAAAAGGAAACAGCATAATTTTTCCCATTCATTCCCAAAGATTTATTATTGTTTTAACTCCATCAAATATCTTATTATAAGGTGGGCAATAGGACTGCATTTTTCCTAAATGATGTGTCTTAGTTAAATTCAATAAACATTTACCGCCATAGGGTTGTTTCCGTAAGGAGGACATTAATATGGAATATATAAAGGGAATCGATGTTTCACATTGGCAAGGTGCCATCCGTTGGGGGGAAGTTGCAAAGGCAGACGTGAAGTTCGTGTTCATTAAAGCAACAGAGGGAACGAGTTATTCTAAGTTATCTTATTTCAAAGAAAACGCACCACAAGCATTGGCAGCGGGATTGAAAGTCGGGGCCTATCACTATGCAAAGTTTGCAACTGTTGCAGAAGCAAAGGCTGAGGCAGCTTATTTTTTGGATTCAATCAGATCTTTTGCTTTAAATTACCCTATTGTACTGGATCTTGAGGAAAATAAAAAAAAGGCAAAGAAAAAAACGTTGACCGATGCAGCAATAGCTTTCTTAGAAGCTATTGAAGAAGCTGGATACACGGCTATGCTGTATACCGGTAAATATTTTCTTGAAAATAGTTTAGATGAATCAAGGTTGACGAATTACGCTTTGTGGATTGCCAGATACAACAGCATGTTGGGACGTAGCGCAGATATTTGGCAGCATTCTGATTCGGGTAAAATAAGCGGCATCAGTACAAAGGTGGACTTGAATATAGCTTATAGGGATTTTACAAATACAATAAATACTATTAGGACACACAACACCCGTGCATGGGAAGCCGAAACTCCCACAACTTATACAGTAACAAAAGGCGACACACTTAGCTTCATTGCAAAAAAACATAATACAACGGTAAAATCTCTTGTTAGTCTTAACGGAATAAAAGACCCCGACAAAATTTATATCGGTCAAAAATTAAGGTTGAAATAAGTAAAGGCTCTTCTCATGACGAGAGGAGCTTATTTTTAAATATATTCCTTATATTTCTTTAAGTTCGCCAATTGCTACTTCTGATCTTTCCTCTAATGGTCCTCTCAAATGTACCGTAGCCGTTTTTCCATCTTCATTTAAATTATCAATCCATATTGAGGTGCCATTATATCTCACCTCAATGTCGGATGAAGAAGAAAGTATCTGTTTTACACGCTTAACATCCACATATATCCCTCCCTGCTGATTAGTCTACCTATTATTTGGGGAGAGGCTTAATTTTATTCGTTTATTCAGGGATTAATGTTGTAACTAAATCATTTAAGTACGAT
This sequence is a window from Brevibacillus sp. JNUCC-41. Protein-coding genes within it:
- a CDS encoding DUF2306 domain-containing protein, yielding MLIFKIILFIHIFAGAICLISGIGAMSSKKKRGMHTICGEIYHSAYVVLFVTSLTMAILNWESSAYLFFIGIFSYSFAFIGYLAAKKKWKNWIAFHISGMLGSYIAICTAILVVNVPNITILNEWNPLIFWFLPSIIGSPLIFLVGQKYKKSNSI
- a CDS encoding DUF2935 domain-containing protein, with the protein product MNEDIQETMRDKSGMFVARSLDEIRFWSRIMKEHSLFLRLGFRCEDTQLIEEANQFYHLFERIEQQSHTLTNQADPEQIRIFNSEVQQAATGIFLFKRKVLGLILTCKLPGANNFPLLVDHTSREANYFRKRLKELNEGKLKPLADAIIKENVFFLRIMADHAKFIGHLLDPSERKLVDMARNFSNDFDQLVFQAVDLESMKPQSQTAPLLDQFLDQNRVSVVSLRDFKKTARDLIEECKIKSIIHPLLADHVFREAERFLEIIDMFETHLTGETYN
- the abc-f gene encoding ribosomal protection-like ABC-F family protein, which produces MKELLKLTNISYEVMDVNIFENINASVQQGEIIGIIGKNGAGKSTLLQLINNTLEPVRGQIQWLQQDLKVFMVEQEVVSHPSEDKTPSEVKLLDKMHVPGHEFQQLSGGEKLKARLAKGLSKDADLLLLDEPTNHLDEDSIEFLKGQIKNYRGTIIFVSHDRYFLDAVATKIWSIEDKKLIEHRGNYSSYMEVRKQKRLTQQREYEKQQKIVERIEGQMNEITSWSKKAHSQSTKKEGVKEYYRVKAKRMDAQVKSKQKRLEKELEKVKAEPVESEYTVRFSIKAKNKSGKRFLEVKNLTKAFNERTLFKNVHFTIQHGEKVSIIGPNGSGKTTLLKIILGRENFAGNVWISPSAKIGYLTQEVFDLPLELTPSQLFHKETFESRGNVQTLMKHLGFTASQWTEPIKNMSMGERVKCKLMEYILEEKDVLILDEPTNHLDLASREQLEDTLAQYTGTLIVVSHDRYFLEKITSSKLIISNNHIQKQLYESPSKRDDLEELRLTLETERQEVLGKLSFMTPNDKAYTELDQKFNELTKKINELSDK
- a CDS encoding GH25 family lysozyme, which translates into the protein MEYIKGIDVSHWQGAIRWGEVAKADVKFVFIKATEGTSYSKLSYFKENAPQALAAGLKVGAYHYAKFATVAEAKAEAAYFLDSIRSFALNYPIVLDLEENKKKAKKKTLTDAAIAFLEAIEEAGYTAMLYTGKYFLENSLDESRLTNYALWIARYNSMLGRSADIWQHSDSGKISGISTKVDLNIAYRDFTNTINTIRTHNTRAWEAETPTTYTVTKGDTLSFIAKKHNTTVKSLVSLNGIKDPDKIYIGQKLRLK
- a CDS encoding H-type small acid-soluble spore protein, giving the protein MDVKRVKQILSSSSDIEVRYNGTSIWIDNLNEDGKTATVHLRGPLEERSEVAIGELKEI